The Elaeis guineensis isolate ETL-2024a chromosome 13, EG11, whole genome shotgun sequence genome includes a region encoding these proteins:
- the LOC105056092 gene encoding exocyst complex component EXO70E2 produces the protein MAGYVPKISVAGDEPVVTTGHKERGKNDIEERLGFLEDKILSWDSDQSMIWDRDPEEASKYLKAVAEVRVLTENLDSLHLDIEDREHDVLLSRAYNILQMAMARLEEEFIHLLIQYQQPVEPDRMSFRSTEEDSVDAYSFSSFDEEQVEGRIRGDSSRGSEEFVIDLVHSCAIFDLKRIAEMMFLANYDKECCQAYISLRKDALDGCLSVLCMERFSIEDVLKMDWTTLNCKIKRWNCMIKVFIRVYLVSERRLCDLIFGDLSQSVRDSCFVETSKSSILQLLNFAEAVAIGPMMPDKLFRILDMYEGLADLFMDIQALFPEECGACILLECHEVLLRLGEHLKGTLNGLKNRIRTSTSNIPLAGGGIHPLTKYVMNYLNVLVDSNEILNMLLDDQDRNQSAPLEDGGGSSYLNSSPMGGYLKDVTSILESNLETKSMLYKEDSLQYFFKMNNVCYMVRKVKDSELRMFLGDDWIREHRRKFRHHAMCYERASWNHVLSFLKDEGIGSSGSSTPSKTILKERFQNFNLALEEVYRVQTAWIIPDVQLREDLRISISLKVLQAYRTFMGRYGNYLDGARHREKYIKYHPDDLESCLLDLFEGSAKALHYPRRR, from the exons ATGGCAGGGTATGTTCCTAAGATAAGTGTTGCTGGAGATGAGCCAGTGGTCACCACAGGTCATA aagaaagaggaaaaaatgaCATTGAAGAGCGGCTTGGTTTCTTGGAGGACAAGATCCTGAGTTGGGATTCTGATCAGTCCATGATTTGGGATCGTGATCCAGAGGAGGCTTCTAAGTATCTAAAGGCAGTGGCTGAAGTCCGAGTGCTCACTGAAAACTTGGACAGTTTGCATTTAGACATCGAAGACAGGGAGCATGATGTACTCTTGAGCCGTGCATATAATATTCTACAGATGGCAATGGCAAGGCTGGAAGAGGAGTTTATTCACCTTCTCATTCAGTACCAGCAACCTGTGGAGCCTGACCGCATGTCTTTTCGTTCAACTGAAGAGGATTCTGTAGATGCTTATTCATTTAGCTCCTTCGATGAGGAGCAAGTTGAGGGTAGAATTCGAGGTGATAGTAGTAGGGGCTCCGAAGAGTTTGTAATTGATCTGGTTCACTCTTGTGCAATCTTTGACCTTAAACGCATAGCTGAAATGATGTTCTTGGCCAACTATGACAAAGAATGCTGTCAGGCTTATATCAGTCTTAGAAAGGATGCACTAGATGGGTGCTTATCTGTTCTCTGCATGGAAAGGTTCAGTATTGAAGATGTTCTGAAGATGGATTGGACTACATTAAATTGCAAGATCAAGAGGTGGAACTGCATGATAAAAGTTTTCATTCGGGTCTATCTTGTCAGTGAAAGACGCCTTTGTGACCTTATCTTCGGGGACTTATCCCAGTCTGTAAGAGACTCTTGTTTTGTTGAGACCTCCAAGAGCTCAATCCTGCAACTTCTCAACTTTGCTGAAGCTGTAGCGATTGGACCTATGATGCCAGATAAACTGTTCCGGATACTTGATATGTATGAAGGTTTGGCAGATCTCTTCATGGACATACAAGCTTTGTTTCCTGAAGAGTGTGGTGCTTGCATCTTATTAGAATGTCACGAGGTGTTGCTGAGATTGGGTGAACATTTGAAGGGTACCTTAAATGGGTTGAAGAATCGCATTCGAACTAGCACATCGAACATTCCACTTGCCGGAGGTGGAATACATCCTCTTACAAAGTATGTCATGAACTACTTAAATGTCCTGGTTGATTCAAATGAGATCCTCAATATGCTTCTTGACGATCAAGATAGGAACCAGTCCGCACCATTGGAAGATGGCGGGGGGAGCTCCTATCTCAATTCCTCTCCAATGGGCGGCTACCTCAAGGATGTAACCTCAATTCTTGAATCCAACCTCGAGACTAAATCGATGTTGTACAAAGAGGATTCCTTGCAGTATTTCTTTAAGATGAATAATGTGTGCTACATGGTGCGCAAGGTCAAGGACTCTGAGCTAAGAATGTTTCTTGGAGATGACTGGATCCGCGAGCACCGCAGGAAGTTCCGTCATCATGCTATGTGCTATGAGAGGGCTTCATGGAATCATGTCCTCTCATTCTTGAAGGATGAGGGAATTGGGAGCTCGGGCTCCAGCACTCCTTCAAAGACAATTCTAAAGGAGAGATTTCAAAATTTCAACCTTGCGTTGGAAGAGGTGTACAGGGTCCAGACGGCATGGATAATTCCAGATGTCCAGCTTCGAGAAGATCTGAGAATCTCGATATCGCTCAAGGTGCTGCAAGCATATCGGACTTTCATGGGTAGGTACGGTAATTACCTAGATGGTGCGAGACACCGCGAGAAGTACATCAAATACCACCCAGATGATCTGGAAAGCTGCCTGCTGGATCTCTTTGAGGGGTCAGCAAAGGCTCTGCATTACCCTCGTAGGAGGTGA